In one Brienomyrus brachyistius isolate T26 chromosome 12, BBRACH_0.4, whole genome shotgun sequence genomic region, the following are encoded:
- the LOC125704980 gene encoding zinc finger MYM-type protein 1-like isoform X3: MYHHSQSYSMTNCIMWCISKETGPPVVSSRESSSESDNNEEQCSSGDILHITNKPNQPNAKSIPVQTLSNRVLHFQERWYKEYPWLHYSPTVKGILCFHCVKIYIIQKSTMSKKADPAFCSKGFTNWKNALERFERHQNKSHHHAVTVSCQEAVLINTQLSTAWSNQQENARHCLQIIVGAVQYLTRQGLALRGHDKDDGNLFQYLKYKAKDDACLSDWLCHCHDYTSPQVQNEILQMLGNSIVRNIAQTIQSLSVLQFSIIIDGTQDISGAEQESICLRYVDEDLVPHEVFIGLYEVSGTTGVEIAKMAVDVLLRLNIPMTCLRDQTYDGAANMSGAYSGAQAVLKKHQSLALYVHCGTHCLNLITQAACQASPLIRDALEWVHDLGSLSKQSGKFKAMFAAVAADSDVPSASLRPLCPTRWTVRGTAIKAVLSHYESVLTSLEEMAATGSSTGARANGLRERFEKGKTVLGLLLALEVIEELECLNKSLQKRIATIAGMQQSIEGVKSTLQFKRNEERFQEIFKNAVKMVDSLGIEPIQMPHQRQTSRRYTGGASQHTHKSPEEYYRAEFYKLLDCVDVHFQERFNQPDLGVLNRLEDILLTGEVDDIADQYPELNRETLKVQLAMFKSKYNFKSSTEVATIMRGMPVEVRGLFDQIETLVRLLLVTPVSSAEAERSFSSLRRLKTWLRSTMTQMRLNNAAVCHVHQNSLDNIDVKQICQQFISVNERRRHVFGSFI, encoded by the coding sequence ATGTATCATCATAGTCAGTCTTACAGTATGACTAATTGTATAATGTGGTGTATTTCTAAGGAAACTGGTCCACCTGTAGTGAGCAGCAGGGAGAGTAGCAGTGAAAGCGACAACAATGAAGAACAGTGTAGTAGTGGAGATATTCTGCATATTACAAATAAGCCAAACCAGCCTAACGCCAAATCCATCCCTGTTCAAACATTGTCCAATAGGGTCCTCCATTTTCAGGAAAGGTGGTACAAAGAATATCCATGGCTTCATTATAGCCCCACAGTTAAGGGAATTctctgttttcactgtgtgaaaatatatattatacagaaaAGTACTATGTCAAAAAAGGCAGACCCTGCATTCTGCTCAAAGGGGTTCACTAACTGGAAAAATGCTCTTGAAAGATTTGAACGCCATCAAAATAAATCCCATCATCATGCAGTCACAGTTAGTTGTCAAGAAGCAGTCCTAATAAATACACAACTCTCAACTGCCTGGTCAAATCAACAGGAAAATGCCAGACACTGCTTACAAATTATTGTAGGTGCAGTACAGTATCTTACTAGGCAGGGTTTGGCACTGCGTGGTCATGACAAAGACGATGGTAAcctatttcaatatttaaaatataaagccAAGGATGATGCCTGTCTTTCTGACTGGCTATGCCATTGTCATGACTATACCTCTCCACAAGTGCAAAATGAGATTTTGCAGATGTTAGGAAACAGCATTGTCAGAAATATTGCACAGACTATCCAGTCTCTATCTGTCCTGCAGTTCTCAATCATTATAGATGGTACTCAAGATATCTCAGGTGCAGAGCAAGAGTCTATATGTTTAAGATATGTGGATGAGGACCTGGTTCCACATGAGGTTTTTATTGGCTTATATGAGGTCTCAGGAACTACAGGAGTGGAGATTGCCAAGATGGCTGTGGATGTGCTTTTGAGGTTGAATATTCCGATGACATGTTTAAGAGATCAGACATATGATGGTGCTGCCAACATGTCTGGAGCATATTCAGGTGCTCAGGCAGTACTGAAGAAACATCAGTCATTGGCTTTATATGTACACTGTGGAACTCACTGCCTTAACCTAATCACACAGGCTGCATGCCAAGCTAGTCCTTTAATTCGAGATGCTTTAGAGTGGGTACATGATCTAGGGTCATTAAGCAAACAGTCTGGAAAATTCAAAGCTATGTTTGCAGCTGTGGCAGCAGATTCAGATGTACCATCAGCATCACTCAGACCTCTCTGTCCAACCAGGTGGACAGTAAGGGGAACTGCTATCAAAGCAGTGCTGTCTCACTATGAAAGTGTCTTGACAAGCTTAGAGGAGATGGCAGCAACTGGATCTAGCACAGGTGCTAGGGCGAATGGACTGCGTGAGAGGTTTGAAAAAGGTAAAACTGTGCTGGGGCTTCTTTTGGCATTAGAAGTTATTGAGGAGCTAGAATGTCTGAACAAGTCTCTGCAGAAACGGATTGCAACTATTGCAGGAATGCAACAATCAATAGAGGGTGTTAAATCAACTCTCCAGTTCAAAAGGAATGAAGAAAGATTTCAGGAGATTTTTAAGAATGCAGTGAAAATGGTGGACTCTCTTGGCATTGAACCCATTCAGATGCCTCACCAAAGACAAACATCAAGGAGATATACCGGTGGGGCTAGCCAGCACACTCACAAGTCACCTGAAGAGTATTACAGAGCAGAGTTTTACAAATTGTTGGATTGTGTTGATGTCCATTTTCAGGAGAGGTTTAATCAACCAGATCTAGGTGTCTTGAACAGGCTGGAAGACATTCTTCTCACAGGAGAGGTGGATGATATTGCTGATCAGTATCCAGAACTTAACAGGGAGACTCTAAAAGTTCAGCTAGCCATGTTCAAGTCCAAATACAATTTCAAATCTAGTACAGAAGTGGCTACTATCATGAGAGGAATGCCAGTGGAGGTGAGGGGTCTATTTGATCAAATTGAAACCCTTGTCAGACTGCTTTTAGTTACCCCGGTGTCATCAGCTGAAGCTGAAAGGAGTTTCAGTTCTCTCAGGAGACTAAAAACCTGGCTCAGATCAACAATGACACAAATGAGACTGAACAATGCTGCTGTATGCCATGTCCACCAGAACAGTCTGGACAATATTGATGTCAAACAAATATGCCAgcagtttatttctgttaacgAGAGGCGAAGGCATGTTTTTGGCTCCTTCATATAG